Proteins co-encoded in one Luteolibacter sp. Y139 genomic window:
- a CDS encoding cupin domain-containing protein, with product MSESPKRFVQEGEQIHETNAWTHNEWLCRPDLVAAEKLLMVRATMPGGHCHPFHRHPHREEIIHVLSGRAEQWVGNEYRILGPGEIAHLPAGVVHATYNPFPETLVFHAILSPAKLPDDLAAAVDPEDVSDQEPWASLRNGMTPCRML from the coding sequence ATGAGCGAGTCACCCAAGCGTTTCGTCCAGGAAGGGGAACAGATCCACGAAACCAACGCGTGGACCCACAACGAATGGCTGTGCCGCCCCGACCTCGTCGCCGCGGAAAAGCTCCTGATGGTTCGCGCCACCATGCCCGGCGGCCATTGCCACCCCTTCCACCGCCACCCGCACCGCGAGGAGATCATCCACGTACTCTCCGGACGCGCCGAACAGTGGGTCGGCAACGAATACCGCATCCTTGGCCCCGGCGAAATCGCCCACCTCCCCGCCGGCGTCGTGCACGCGACCTACAATCCCTTCCCCGAGACCCTCGTCTTCCACGCCATCCTCTCCCCGGCCAAGCTGCCGGACGACCTCGCCGCTGCCGTGGACCCCGAAGACGTCTCCGATCAGGAACCATGGGCGTCACTCCGCAATGGAATGACGCCCTGCCGAATGCTCTAA
- a CDS encoding SMP-30/gluconolactonase/LRE family protein, translating into MKPALCLLALLPLAALHAEGPYPVDPASVRQDGVPKGVTTKHSFSGSKIYPGTERTYWLHVPAQYDPSKPACLMVFQDGGGYVSEGGANKIPIVFDNLIAKGEMPVTIGLFVDPGVVPAGNGESQPRFNRSYEYDAFSGDYARFLIEELIPVVAKDYKISDNPDHRAICGASSGAIAAFNVAWQRPDAFRRVYSMIGTYVGLRGADEFPTLVRKTEPKPLRVFLQDGSNDLNIYGGDWWMANQSMERALTFSGYEVNHNWGEGPHSHQHGGAIMPEALRWLWKDFPKPVAVNYDACRSRAKEMLVTGEDWQLVGEGYGFTEGPITTPDGGIFFTDIPKNTIHRVAADGTVSVFLENSRGTNGLAFGPDGRLYGCRAGSGEIVSWDITTKEEKVHAKDIKANDLVVANDGIIYATEPDKKAVWVIRPGEDKVMGTDRCNGVNGVTLTPDQTRVEIADPNGRYVWDACRAKDGSLTNVQPYHHLHLPPADPDPRSRADGLKVTRDGWLLVATAMGVQICDQPGRVNLILPPIPGARFPSNLCFGGTDLKTLYVTAGDKVFKRKTQLTGIKAWEKPVNPPKPGL; encoded by the coding sequence ATGAAACCCGCACTTTGCCTCCTCGCCCTCCTTCCGCTGGCAGCCCTGCATGCCGAAGGTCCGTATCCCGTTGATCCCGCGTCGGTTCGCCAAGATGGGGTGCCGAAGGGGGTGACCACCAAGCACAGCTTCTCCGGCAGTAAAATCTATCCGGGCACCGAGCGGACCTACTGGCTGCACGTTCCGGCTCAGTATGATCCGTCGAAACCGGCCTGCCTGATGGTCTTCCAAGACGGCGGCGGCTATGTGAGCGAGGGCGGGGCTAACAAGATCCCAATCGTTTTCGACAACCTGATCGCGAAAGGGGAGATGCCGGTGACGATCGGGCTTTTCGTGGATCCGGGTGTGGTGCCAGCGGGAAATGGCGAGAGCCAGCCGCGTTTCAATCGGAGCTACGAGTATGATGCGTTCAGCGGAGACTATGCGCGGTTTCTGATCGAGGAGCTGATTCCGGTCGTGGCGAAGGACTATAAGATCAGCGACAATCCGGACCATCGCGCGATCTGTGGTGCGTCGTCCGGAGCGATCGCGGCTTTCAATGTGGCTTGGCAACGGCCAGATGCCTTCCGGCGCGTTTACTCGATGATCGGGACGTATGTCGGCCTGCGGGGTGCGGATGAATTTCCGACGCTGGTGCGCAAGACCGAGCCGAAGCCACTGCGTGTCTTCCTCCAAGATGGGTCGAATGACCTGAACATCTACGGTGGTGACTGGTGGATGGCGAACCAGTCGATGGAGCGAGCGCTGACCTTCTCAGGCTACGAGGTGAATCACAACTGGGGCGAGGGGCCGCATTCGCATCAGCATGGCGGAGCGATCATGCCAGAAGCGCTGCGCTGGCTGTGGAAGGATTTCCCGAAGCCGGTGGCGGTGAACTACGATGCCTGTCGTAGCCGGGCGAAGGAGATGTTGGTAACCGGAGAGGATTGGCAGCTCGTGGGCGAGGGATATGGCTTCACCGAGGGACCGATCACGACGCCGGATGGCGGGATCTTCTTCACGGATATCCCGAAGAATACGATTCATCGGGTGGCGGCGGATGGTACGGTATCGGTGTTCCTTGAGAATAGCCGCGGGACCAATGGCCTTGCCTTCGGTCCGGATGGCCGCCTCTACGGGTGCCGCGCTGGCAGCGGTGAGATCGTCTCGTGGGACATCACGACCAAGGAAGAGAAGGTCCACGCGAAGGACATCAAGGCGAACGATCTGGTCGTCGCCAACGACGGCATCATTTATGCGACCGAGCCGGACAAGAAGGCGGTGTGGGTCATTCGTCCCGGCGAGGACAAGGTGATGGGGACCGACCGCTGCAATGGGGTGAATGGGGTGACTCTCACGCCTGACCAGACACGGGTGGAGATCGCCGATCCGAATGGCCGCTACGTCTGGGACGCCTGCCGTGCGAAGGATGGCTCTCTAACAAACGTGCAGCCGTATCATCACCTGCACCTACCACCGGCGGATCCGGATCCGCGCAGTCGTGCGGATGGACTGAAGGTGACGCGCGATGGCTGGCTACTGGTCGCGACGGCGATGGGCGTGCAGATCTGCGACCAGCCGGGTCGTGTGAACCTGATCCTGCCGCCGATTCCGGGGGCGCGCTTTCCTTCGAACCTTTGTTTCGGTGGGACGGATTTGAAGACGCTTTATGTCACCGCGGGTGACAAGGTCTTCAAGCGGAAGACCCAGCTCACCGGCATCAAGGCGTGGGAGAAGCCGGTCAATCCGCCGAAGCCGGGGCTGTAA
- the tatC gene encoding twin-arginine translocase subunit TatC: MFLLKKVFQLRDKANPDNEKPFLDHLEDLRVMISRIVMTLLVSMLICFSFQDQLMVIIRKPVNEVMAIHETKMLPSDVDRASWDQARKIEHAIAGLEPANANYILAQFDEKTRMLVDAVRLLRASIVLPEAKRAEFLQQAKADPPMAELIKTLLANGAQPEIDARGNLQMMTVLTPTEPFMLSMKLAFFAGIVLAFPLLLLFVLQFVLPGLHSHEKKVLWPALAIGFGLFLIGVCFAYFAVLPRALTFFFEWGLSMGVSNDWRIGEYVTFATQFTLLFGLSFELPVVVMVLVKLGLLTYESMSRTRSYAILAIVVAAAVITPTPDAFTMCLMAGPMIILYEICIWLAWFDAKKQRETEAAEDSQRLERLLDDERATEQRHDDEPEGGEEEDRGDHWDPSSSEEGWKAGQEDETPAKEHDAPVEDSDTPAKEGDTPPDHGHGEEKR, encoded by the coding sequence ATGTTTTTGCTGAAAAAGGTTTTCCAACTGCGGGACAAGGCGAACCCGGATAACGAAAAGCCTTTCCTGGATCACCTCGAGGACCTGCGGGTGATGATCAGCCGCATCGTCATGACACTGCTGGTGTCCATGCTGATCTGCTTCAGCTTCCAGGACCAGCTGATGGTGATCATCCGCAAGCCGGTCAATGAGGTGATGGCCATCCACGAAACGAAGATGCTGCCATCGGACGTGGACCGGGCATCATGGGATCAGGCTCGGAAAATCGAACACGCCATCGCCGGACTCGAACCCGCGAACGCCAATTACATACTCGCCCAGTTCGACGAGAAGACTCGGATGCTCGTGGATGCCGTCCGCCTGCTGCGTGCTTCGATCGTGCTGCCGGAGGCAAAGCGCGCCGAGTTCCTCCAGCAGGCAAAGGCGGACCCGCCCATGGCGGAGCTCATCAAGACCCTTCTTGCCAATGGAGCCCAGCCGGAGATCGACGCCCGGGGAAATCTCCAGATGATGACGGTGCTCACCCCCACGGAGCCCTTCATGCTTTCCATGAAGCTGGCGTTCTTCGCCGGCATCGTCCTCGCCTTCCCCTTGCTACTGCTCTTCGTGCTGCAGTTCGTGCTTCCGGGCCTCCACTCCCATGAGAAGAAGGTCCTGTGGCCCGCGCTGGCTATCGGCTTCGGACTGTTCCTCATCGGGGTCTGCTTCGCCTACTTCGCGGTGCTTCCCCGCGCCCTCACGTTCTTCTTCGAGTGGGGCCTCTCGATGGGCGTCTCGAATGACTGGCGGATCGGCGAATACGTGACCTTCGCCACCCAGTTCACCCTGCTCTTCGGCTTGTCGTTCGAGCTCCCGGTCGTGGTCATGGTGCTCGTGAAGCTCGGCCTGCTGACCTACGAGTCGATGAGCCGCACCCGGTCCTACGCCATCCTGGCGATCGTGGTGGCCGCCGCCGTCATCACCCCCACCCCGGATGCCTTCACCATGTGCCTGATGGCCGGGCCCATGATCATCCTCTACGAAATCTGCATCTGGCTCGCATGGTTCGATGCCAAGAAACAGCGCGAGACCGAAGCGGCCGAGGACAGCCAGCGCTTGGAGCGACTGCTCGATGACGAACGCGCCACTGAACAGCGCCACGACGACGAACCGGAAGGCGGCGAGGAAGAAGACCGCGGCGACCATTGGGACCCCTCATCCTCCGAAGAAGGCTGGAAGGCCGGCCAAGAGGACGAGACCCCTGCCAAGGAACACGATGCGCCTGTAGAGGACAGCGACACTCCTGCGAAGGAAGGCGACACCCCGCCAGACCATGGTCACGGCGAGGAAAAGCGGTGA
- a CDS encoding YicC/YloC family endoribonuclease — MHSMTGFGRGSATADEGTATVEIACVNRKQAEVVIQLPRELNELEARIRRAVLNTISRGRIQVSVQFDRSSGAPAPVSVDLRMVDALEAAFETISRHTGRNVCPEAGDFLRTSGIIRIEESGLAAETVWGAIEHALEVAIEQVLEMRSAEGSDLAKDLSTRLTALEKTAAAIATLAPGRPERYREVLTKRLRDAGLELDLQDERVVREIGIFADRCDISEEITRLDSHFRKFREYMTGEEPAGRPLDFLCQEIHREFNTIGSKASDAAIAQHVVEAKTELEKIREQVQNVE, encoded by the coding sequence ATGCATTCCATGACGGGATTTGGCCGCGGCTCGGCCACGGCAGACGAGGGAACGGCGACAGTGGAAATCGCCTGCGTGAACCGCAAGCAGGCCGAAGTGGTCATCCAGCTCCCGCGCGAGCTGAATGAGCTCGAGGCCCGCATCCGCCGCGCCGTCCTGAACACCATTTCCCGCGGCCGCATCCAGGTCAGCGTCCAATTCGACCGCTCCAGCGGCGCCCCTGCCCCCGTCAGCGTCGACCTCCGGATGGTGGACGCGCTGGAGGCCGCCTTCGAAACCATCTCCCGACACACCGGCCGCAATGTCTGCCCCGAGGCCGGCGATTTCCTCCGTACCTCCGGCATCATCCGCATCGAGGAAAGCGGACTGGCCGCCGAGACCGTCTGGGGAGCCATCGAGCACGCCTTGGAAGTCGCCATCGAGCAGGTGCTGGAAATGCGCTCCGCCGAGGGCTCCGACCTCGCCAAGGACCTCTCCACCCGCCTCACCGCGCTGGAAAAAACCGCCGCCGCCATCGCCACTCTGGCTCCCGGCCGACCGGAACGTTACCGCGAAGTCCTCACCAAGCGCCTCCGCGATGCCGGACTTGAGCTCGATCTACAGGACGAGCGCGTCGTCCGGGAAATAGGCATCTTCGCCGACCGCTGCGACATTTCCGAGGAAATCACCCGCCTCGACTCCCATTTCCGCAAGTTCCGCGAATACATGACCGGCGAGGAACCCGCCGGCCGCCCCCTCGACTTCCTCTGCCAGGAAATCCACCGGGAGTTTAACACGATCGGCTCCAAGGCCTCCGACGCCGCGATCGCCCAGCATGTGGTCGAGGCCAAGACCGAGCTGGAGAAAATCCGCGAGCAGGTGCAAAACGTGGAGTAA
- the ribH gene encoding 6,7-dimethyl-8-ribityllumazine synthase — translation MSSALPPKPRIIGPRVRVCIVAAKYNEQFADALVDNTVEELGELMPQTRVDIIRVPGAFEVPVTVANVLDRSESPPACVIALGVILKGATSHADLIAGSITQSLMAMAVQYKVPIIHEVLLVEDEKQAYARCIGSNLNRGREAARVAASMVDIFHEIERTMPRVISRNA, via the coding sequence ATGTCCTCGGCTTTGCCGCCCAAGCCCCGCATCATCGGTCCCCGCGTCCGGGTCTGCATTGTCGCGGCCAAGTACAATGAACAATTCGCCGACGCGCTGGTGGACAACACCGTCGAGGAACTCGGCGAGCTGATGCCCCAGACCCGCGTCGACATCATTCGCGTCCCCGGTGCTTTCGAGGTCCCGGTCACCGTCGCCAATGTTCTCGACCGCAGCGAGTCCCCGCCCGCCTGCGTCATCGCTCTCGGAGTCATCCTGAAGGGTGCCACCTCGCACGCCGACCTCATCGCGGGCTCGATCACCCAGTCCCTCATGGCCATGGCCGTGCAGTACAAGGTGCCGATCATCCATGAAGTCCTGCTGGTCGAGGATGAAAAGCAGGCCTACGCCCGCTGCATCGGATCCAATCTCAACCGCGGCCGCGAAGCCGCCCGCGTCGCCGCATCCATGGTCGATATTTTCCACGAGATCGAGCGCACCATGCCTCGCGTTATTTCCCGCAATGCCTAG
- a CDS encoding AI-2E family transporter, whose translation MARYPTRFQLRTLWNAATGVSILVLGALIVGLVWLVGQVFGFLQPVLVPLAVAAIVAYLLDPVVRIFQKRGFSRRWSVVSVFAGFTLMVAGLVAIMIPLVGGQIHKFQQQREAIAASQQQEQAQPEPGPAAPAVEPVSTGEHPQTAAERKAIEENPAAAKKPFDEIIVDLLIHTRNKNEWSKPFIDPLLGPPDDPKSDAPKATLTAALDDASEKGLKQLDPPIILQNTDLWAQGKSYLDEIIGWIKGGAGKVLGFLGLALGFVMVPIYLYYILNESASIKEHWHDYVPLKASRFKTELVETLTEINRYLISFFRGQVLVAFIDGMLVGLALTAFRLPLGLLVGIIMAVLGIIPYVGNIITLIPACVLAYFHFSVPENQHILGSNPWAYVGGVVAIFIIVQQINSLVTAPKIVGDSVGLHPMTVIFSMLFWSLILGGFVGALLAVPLTAAVKVLFRRYIWERKLKEDSDEKDRGYDEWEPSEAEGL comes from the coding sequence ATGGCCCGCTACCCCACCCGCTTCCAGCTTCGCACCCTGTGGAATGCCGCGACCGGCGTCTCGATTCTGGTGCTCGGTGCGCTGATCGTCGGGCTGGTCTGGCTGGTAGGTCAGGTCTTCGGATTCCTCCAGCCGGTGCTCGTACCCTTGGCGGTCGCCGCCATCGTCGCCTATTTGCTGGATCCGGTGGTGCGCATTTTCCAAAAGCGGGGCTTCTCCCGTCGCTGGTCGGTGGTCTCGGTGTTCGCCGGCTTCACCCTGATGGTTGCGGGCTTGGTCGCCATCATGATTCCCTTGGTCGGCGGGCAGATTCATAAGTTCCAACAGCAGCGCGAAGCGATCGCCGCTTCCCAACAGCAAGAGCAGGCTCAACCGGAGCCCGGCCCCGCCGCACCCGCCGTAGAGCCCGTCTCAACCGGCGAGCACCCGCAAACCGCCGCCGAGCGCAAGGCCATCGAGGAGAATCCTGCCGCGGCAAAGAAGCCCTTCGACGAGATCATCGTCGACCTGCTGATCCACACCCGGAACAAGAACGAGTGGTCGAAGCCCTTCATCGATCCCCTGCTCGGCCCTCCGGATGATCCGAAATCCGATGCACCGAAAGCCACCCTCACCGCCGCGCTCGATGACGCCTCGGAAAAGGGCCTCAAGCAGCTCGACCCACCCATCATCCTCCAAAACACCGACCTGTGGGCACAGGGAAAGAGCTACCTCGATGAAATCATCGGCTGGATCAAGGGCGGCGCGGGCAAGGTCCTCGGCTTCCTCGGCCTCGCTCTCGGCTTCGTGATGGTGCCGATCTACCTCTATTATATTCTCAATGAGAGCGCCTCCATCAAGGAGCACTGGCACGACTACGTCCCGCTCAAGGCCTCGCGCTTCAAGACCGAGCTGGTCGAAACGCTCACCGAGATCAATCGCTACCTGATCTCCTTCTTCCGCGGCCAGGTCCTCGTCGCGTTTATCGATGGCATGCTGGTGGGCCTCGCTCTCACCGCTTTCCGTCTACCGCTCGGCCTGCTTGTCGGCATCATCATGGCGGTCCTCGGGATCATCCCCTACGTCGGCAACATCATCACCCTGATCCCCGCCTGCGTGCTGGCCTACTTCCACTTCAGCGTCCCCGAAAACCAGCACATCCTCGGCTCGAATCCATGGGCCTACGTCGGCGGAGTGGTGGCAATCTTCATCATCGTCCAACAGATCAATTCGCTCGTCACCGCCCCGAAGATCGTCGGCGACTCGGTCGGCCTGCACCCGATGACGGTGATTTTCTCCATGCTCTTCTGGTCGCTCATCCTCGGCGGTTTCGTCGGCGCGCTGCTCGCCGTGCCGCTCACTGCCGCGGTCAAGGTGCTCTTCCGCCGCTACATCTGGGAGCGGAAGCTGAAAGAGGACTCCGACGAGAAGGACCGCGGCTACGACGAGTGGGAGCCGTCCGAAGCAGAGGGACTTTAA
- a CDS encoding peptidylprolyl isomerase: MKALLLLLLAFASLAHGQIYADFTVTQGSNPLGTFRARLDYDKAPRTCANFIGLATGRRPWIKTTTGQMMENTPFYNGLTFHRLVHNFVIQGGSPNGLGTDGPGYVVLDEFHPALRHSGRYFLSMAKGTSPNTGGSQFFITLAAAPSLDDKHSVFGEVIDGRPIIDGFTNATNFPVTNEKPNTPITMTNVVISGPSYAAFNLEDPALKLPTLRGTKMTPVRNAAASTFTLKFDRQPSHEYFNSYSMNLQSWTPFQYCTSCNALAAEEFTITSVTFPRFYMRMIDTDYGFQVNAPATLNQNGRKLRITSRAGDWVELTLGGSTTGTWTASNSTSGTLTGVSWTDSAPSAGLFTASNSQARLIPLGLLSATFSSPAGTGAWTSLNSAFLCFHSETGGWTEGNAGVSGGTIAVNQAFTITP, translated from the coding sequence GTGAAAGCTCTCTTGCTGCTGCTCCTCGCTTTTGCGTCGCTGGCCCACGGCCAGATCTACGCCGACTTCACCGTCACCCAAGGCAGCAATCCGCTCGGCACCTTCCGCGCCCGGCTGGACTACGACAAGGCCCCCCGGACCTGCGCGAACTTCATCGGCCTCGCCACCGGACGCCGGCCATGGATCAAGACCACCACCGGCCAGATGATGGAAAACACGCCTTTCTACAATGGGCTGACCTTCCACCGGCTGGTTCATAACTTCGTCATCCAAGGCGGCTCGCCCAATGGCCTCGGTACCGATGGCCCCGGATACGTCGTCCTCGATGAGTTCCACCCCGCCCTCCGCCACTCGGGCCGCTACTTCCTCTCCATGGCCAAGGGCACTTCTCCAAATACCGGGGGATCGCAATTCTTCATCACCCTGGCTGCGGCTCCCTCGCTCGATGACAAGCACTCCGTCTTCGGCGAAGTCATCGACGGTCGCCCGATCATCGACGGCTTCACCAACGCCACGAACTTCCCCGTCACGAACGAAAAGCCTAACACCCCGATCACGATGACGAACGTCGTGATCTCCGGCCCCAGCTACGCTGCCTTCAACCTGGAAGACCCGGCGTTGAAACTGCCCACGCTCCGCGGAACGAAGATGACTCCGGTCCGCAACGCCGCAGCGTCGACGTTCACTCTCAAATTCGACCGGCAGCCGTCCCACGAGTATTTCAACAGCTACTCCATGAATCTCCAGTCATGGACGCCCTTCCAATATTGCACGAGTTGCAACGCCCTGGCCGCGGAAGAATTCACCATCACGTCGGTAACGTTTCCCCGGTTCTACATGCGGATGATCGACACTGACTACGGCTTTCAGGTCAACGCGCCCGCCACCCTGAATCAGAATGGCCGCAAGCTGCGCATCACCAGCCGTGCCGGAGACTGGGTGGAGCTCACATTGGGCGGCAGCACCACCGGCACCTGGACCGCATCAAATTCGACCAGCGGAACACTCACCGGCGTGTCTTGGACCGATTCGGCACCCTCCGCCGGCCTCTTCACGGCCTCGAATTCACAAGCCCGCCTCATTCCTCTCGGCCTGCTGAGCGCCACCTTCAGCTCACCGGCCGGAACCGGCGCCTGGACGTCCCTCAACTCGGCCTTCCTTTGCTTCCACAGCGAAACCGGCGGCTGGACCGAGGGAAATGCCGGGGTCAGCGGGGGAACCATCGCGGTCAATCAGGCCTTCACGATCACCCCGTGA
- the leuB gene encoding 3-isopropylmalate dehydrogenase — translation MSRSYRIAVLAGDGIGPEVMSEALRVLDAVEAKFGFTTTREERFVGGAAIDATGHPLPPETIASCEASDAILFGSVGGPKWESLPPDIQPERGALLPLRKHFGLFANLRPGVCLPSLTHASPVKNELIPNGFDVLCVRELTGGVYFGQPKGREERDGEPVAFDTMIYRKSEIDRILRVAFTAAMGRGKRLVSVDKANVLATSVLWRETAVEVAKDFPEVEMSHLYVDNAAMQLVRRPDSFDVLVTENLFGDILSDEMAMISGSLGMLPSASLGKQKEGGLYFGMYEPSGGSAPDIAGKGIANPIAQILSTAMLLRFSLGENEAAAAIEAAVAKAIDDGFRTGDIATGAAGETKVGTAAMADAILARL, via the coding sequence ATGTCTCGCAGCTACCGCATTGCAGTCCTCGCCGGCGACGGAATCGGCCCGGAAGTCATGTCCGAAGCCCTCCGCGTGCTCGACGCCGTGGAGGCCAAGTTCGGCTTCACCACCACCCGCGAAGAGCGCTTCGTCGGCGGTGCCGCCATCGACGCCACCGGCCACCCGCTGCCACCGGAAACCATCGCCTCCTGCGAGGCGAGCGATGCCATCCTCTTCGGCTCCGTCGGCGGACCGAAGTGGGAAAGCCTCCCGCCGGACATCCAGCCCGAGCGTGGCGCGCTGCTCCCGCTCCGCAAGCACTTCGGCCTCTTCGCCAATCTCCGCCCCGGCGTTTGCCTTCCTTCGCTCACCCACGCATCGCCGGTGAAGAATGAGCTCATCCCGAACGGCTTCGACGTGCTCTGCGTGCGCGAACTCACCGGCGGTGTCTACTTCGGCCAGCCGAAAGGCCGCGAAGAGCGCGATGGCGAGCCCGTCGCCTTCGACACCATGATCTATCGCAAGAGCGAGATCGACCGCATCCTGCGCGTTGCCTTCACCGCTGCCATGGGTCGCGGCAAGCGCCTCGTCTCCGTCGACAAGGCCAACGTGCTCGCCACCTCCGTCCTCTGGCGCGAGACCGCCGTGGAAGTCGCAAAGGATTTCCCGGAAGTCGAAATGAGCCACCTCTACGTCGACAATGCTGCGATGCAGCTCGTCCGCCGCCCGGACTCCTTCGATGTGCTCGTCACCGAGAACCTCTTCGGCGACATCCTCTCGGATGAAATGGCCATGATCTCCGGCTCCCTCGGCATGCTCCCCTCCGCTTCGCTCGGCAAGCAGAAGGAAGGCGGCCTCTACTTCGGCATGTATGAGCCCTCCGGTGGCTCCGCCCCCGACATCGCCGGCAAGGGCATCGCCAACCCCATCGCCCAGATCCTCTCCACCGCCATGCTGCTTCGCTTCTCGCTCGGCGAAAACGAAGCCGCCGCCGCCATCGAAGCCGCCGTGGCCAAGGCCATCGACGACGGCTTCCGCACCGGCGACATCGCCACCGGCGCCGCTGGCGAGACCAAGGTCGGCACCGCCGCCATGGCAGACGCCATCCTCGCACGCCTCTGA
- a CDS encoding beta-ketoacyl-ACP synthase III: MSDAFTSQHQVCIAGTGSYLPEKVLTNADLEKLVETSDEWIFSRTGIRERRIAAEGEYTSHMASKAGAKALEQAGIAADDIELIIVATITPDTLTPATACYVQQQLGAPGAVAFDISAACSGFLYAMKIAKRLISDGAFSNALIIGAEKLSSFINWDDRTTCVLFGDGAGAAVLRRAAPEEGSIIATEMGTDGKLTHLLNIPGGGSACPITIDNAGMNLASLSMMGKEVFKHAVNRMKESAEKVIERAGLKPEDIKLVVPHQANLRIIDAIADRLSVPHERVFVNLQKYGNTSAAAVAIALDEANRAGLIQRGEHVVLVVFGAGLTWAAAAVRW, translated from the coding sequence ATGAGCGACGCCTTCACCTCGCAGCACCAGGTCTGCATTGCCGGCACCGGCAGCTACTTGCCCGAGAAAGTCCTCACCAACGCCGACCTCGAAAAATTAGTCGAGACCTCGGACGAGTGGATTTTCAGCCGCACGGGAATCCGCGAGCGCCGTATCGCCGCCGAGGGTGAATACACCTCTCACATGGCGTCCAAGGCCGGAGCGAAAGCCCTCGAACAAGCCGGCATCGCCGCCGATGACATCGAACTCATCATCGTCGCCACCATCACCCCGGACACCCTCACCCCAGCGACCGCCTGCTACGTCCAGCAGCAGCTCGGAGCCCCCGGTGCCGTCGCCTTCGACATCTCCGCCGCCTGCTCGGGCTTCCTCTACGCGATGAAAATCGCCAAGCGCCTCATCTCCGACGGCGCCTTCTCCAACGCCCTCATCATCGGCGCGGAAAAACTCTCCTCCTTCATCAATTGGGACGACCGCACCACCTGCGTCCTCTTCGGCGATGGTGCCGGTGCCGCCGTCCTGCGTCGCGCCGCTCCCGAGGAAGGATCCATCATCGCCACCGAGATGGGCACCGATGGCAAGCTCACCCACCTGCTCAATATCCCCGGCGGTGGCTCCGCCTGCCCGATCACCATCGACAATGCCGGCATGAACCTCGCCAGCCTGTCCATGATGGGTAAGGAGGTCTTCAAGCACGCGGTGAACCGCATGAAGGAGTCCGCGGAAAAGGTCATCGAGCGCGCCGGCCTCAAGCCGGAGGACATCAAGCTCGTCGTCCCCCACCAGGCGAACCTCCGCATCATCGACGCCATCGCGGACCGCCTCTCCGTCCCGCACGAACGCGTCTTCGTGAACCTGCAGAAATACGGCAACACCTCCGCCGCCGCCGTGGCCATTGCGCTCGACGAGGCGAATCGCGCCGGCCTCATCCAGCGCGGCGAGCATGTCGTGCTCGTCGTTTTCGGTGCCGGTCTGACATGGGCCGCCGCCGCCGTTAGGTGGTGA